Proteins encoded in a region of the Anguilla anguilla isolate fAngAng1 chromosome 10, fAngAng1.pri, whole genome shotgun sequence genome:
- the vamp5 gene encoding vesicle-associated membrane protein 5: MEKGKDRLRQAQEEVEEVKVIMLDNLNKADERSGKLGELENRADELLEKSKGFKKTTTKLKQQNRWENMKMKVVVGGILAVAVVVVVVIIVVTALTCCQNSASVTVKATNGT; encoded by the exons ATG GAGAAGGGAAAGGACCGGCTGCGCCAGGCCcaggaggaagtggaggaggtgAAGGTCATCATGCTGGACAACCTGAACAAGGCGGACGAACGGTCGGGCAAGCTGGGGGAGCTGGAGAACCGGGCCGACGAGCTCCTGGAGAAG AGCAAGGGCTTCAAAAAGACCACGACCAAGTTGAAACAGCAGAACAGGTGGGAGAACATGAAGATGAAGGTGGTGGTGGGCGGCATCctggcggtggcggtggtggtggtggtcgtCATCATCGTGGTGACGGCGCTCACCTGCTGCCAGAACTCTGCCTCCGTTACCGTGAAGGCGACCAATGGGACCTAG
- the rnf181 gene encoding E3 ubiquitin-protein ligase RNF181 isoform X2, which translates to MASYFDEHDCEPTNPDEQYRQNALLELARSLMQGMDIDMGPFEVSDWDHRLPPPAARAITQNLPTVVITPEQADKGLKCPVCLLEFEEQETVRKMPCEHFFHGGCILPWLGKTNSCPLCRLELPTDSQEYEEFRKDKERRKQKEHRLENLHGAMYT; encoded by the exons ATGGCTTCATACTTTGACGAGCATGACTGCGAACCGACCAACCCAGACGAGCAATACCGGCAGAACGCTTTGCTTGAACTGGCCAG GTCTCTAATGCAGGGCATGGATATTGACATGGGTCCATTTGAAGTATCAGACTGGGACcaccgcctccctccccccgctgcCCGAGCCATAACCCAGAACCTTCCGACCGTTGTCATCACCCCGGAGCAAGCAG ACAAGGGCTTGAAATGTCCGGTGTGTTTGCTGGAGTTCGAGGAGCAGGAGACGGTGCGGAAGATGCCCTGCGAACACTTCTTCCACGGCGGCTGCATTCTACCGTGGCTGGGCAAG ACCAACTCCTGCCCTTTGTGTCGCCTGGAGCTCCCAACTGACAGCCAGGAATACGAGGAGTTCAGGAAAGATAAG gagaggaggaaacagAAGGAACACAGGTTGGAGAATCTACACGGAGCCATGTACACATGA
- the tmem150aa gene encoding transmembrane protein 150Aa: MTAWIVLPFSLAAFCITGIWIVYAMAVMNHHVCPVENWSYNVTCAEETAKQGFPKMCCTLQDIPLISKCGSFPPESCLFSLIGNVGAFMVVMVCLLRYAQVIEHSHHGWVNTGALFSGCVNALGLVMVGNFQVDHAKSLHYVGAGVAFPAGLLFVCLQCVLTYRVAVTTLDHWMAHVRVALAVGAMVSLVLSGIFFIHVSFVLQHVAAICEWVFTVDILVFYGTFTYEFGTVTTDTMTAGLQSCRRHPHSHHHHHQGSGVVMGAGARAMPLGGGTKGLKSPGGSNASPHLNCTPESTAML; encoded by the exons ATGACTGCCTGGATCGTCCTGCCTTTCAGCCTCGCTGCTTTCTGCATCACGGGAATATGGATCGT CTATGCAATGGCAGTAATGAATCATCACGTGTGTCCGGTAGAGAACTG gtCTTACAATGTCACGTGTGCAGAAGAGACAGCCAAGCAGGGCTTCCCCAAAATGTGCTGCACCCTTCAAGACATCCCTCTCATCAG TAAGTGTGGCTCATTCCCCCCCGAAAGCTGCCTGTTCAGCCTGATAGGCAACGTCGGAGCCTTCATGG tggTGATGGTTTGTCTGCTCCGCTATGCTCAGGTGATTGAGCACAGCCACCACGGCTGGGTTAACACCGGTGCCCTGTTCTCCGGCTGTGTCAATGCCCTGGGCCTGGTCATGGTGGGCAACTTCCAG gtggacCACGCCAAATCTCTGCACTACGTGGGGGCGGGCGTAGCCTTCCCCGCCGGGCTGCTCTTCGTGTGCCTGCAGTGCGTGCTGACGTACCGCGTGGCGGTCACCACGCTCGACCACTGGATGGCGCACGTGCGCGTGGCCCTCGCCGTGGGAGCCATGGTGTCTCTGGTCCTCA GTGGCATCTTCTTCATCCACGTGAGCTTCGTCCTTCAGCACGTGGCGGCCATCTGCGAGTGGGTCTTCACCGTGGACATCCTGGTGTTCTACGGCACGTTCACCTACGAGTTCGGCACGGTCACCACCGACACCATGACGGCAGGCCTGCAGAGCTGCCGCcgccacccccactcccaccaccaccaccaccaggggtcaggggtcgtcATGGGGGCGGGCGCCAGGGCCATGCCGCTCGGGGGGGGCACCAAGGGCTTGAAATCGCCCGGCGGCAGCAACGCTTCCCCCCACCTGAACTGCACCCCGGAGAGCACCGCCATGCTGTAG
- the rnf181 gene encoding E3 ubiquitin-protein ligase RNF181 isoform X1, whose protein sequence is MTANRPTQTSNTGRTLCLNWPGSGIKVVHARSTGRSLMQGMDIDMGPFEVSDWDHRLPPPAARAITQNLPTVVITPEQADKGLKCPVCLLEFEEQETVRKMPCEHFFHGGCILPWLGKTNSCPLCRLELPTDSQEYEEFRKDKERRKQKEHRLENLHGAMYT, encoded by the exons ATGACTGCGAACCGACCAACCCAGACGAGCAATACCGGCAGAACGCTTTGCTTGAACTGGCCAG gcagTGGCATTAAAGTTGTCCATGCTCGCTCTACCGGTAGGTCTCTAATGCAGGGCATGGATATTGACATGGGTCCATTTGAAGTATCAGACTGGGACcaccgcctccctccccccgctgcCCGAGCCATAACCCAGAACCTTCCGACCGTTGTCATCACCCCGGAGCAAGCAG ACAAGGGCTTGAAATGTCCGGTGTGTTTGCTGGAGTTCGAGGAGCAGGAGACGGTGCGGAAGATGCCCTGCGAACACTTCTTCCACGGCGGCTGCATTCTACCGTGGCTGGGCAAG ACCAACTCCTGCCCTTTGTGTCGCCTGGAGCTCCCAACTGACAGCCAGGAATACGAGGAGTTCAGGAAAGATAAG gagaggaggaaacagAAGGAACACAGGTTGGAGAATCTACACGGAGCCATGTACACATGA